The following are encoded together in the Lathyrus oleraceus cultivar Zhongwan6 chromosome 3, CAAS_Psat_ZW6_1.0, whole genome shotgun sequence genome:
- the LOC127130859 gene encoding uncharacterized protein LOC127130859, which produces MVRREVNFGLRRPNYTSPLAKYILQAEAPLRTKIPKFTKFDGDTTESTVEHVERYLIEAGDMSNNESLRMSFFPSSLTKNDFTWFTTLPQIHTWNQLERMFHEQFYMRQTKISLKELASARREFTEPIDDYLNKFRLLKAKYFTQIPGHELVEMAAGGLDYSIRKKLDTQYLRDMAQLADRVRQVERLKEEKAKANKGKRVAYVNFRKDDEGSCHEVSDFDDNEIDLAELTQGPPYACKVLAHSNGKNPVEPEKKDIFPKKTYMFDVTKCDEIFDLLVKDGQIIVPPGC; this is translated from the coding sequence ATGGTTCGAAGGGAGGTAAATTTTGGCCTTAGAAGGCCAAACTATACGTCGCCTTTAGCAAAGTATATATTACAAGCGGAAGCACCCCTCAGGACCAAAATCCCTAAATTCACCAAGTTTGATGGGGATACTACCGAGTCTACTGTTGAACACGTGGAGAGATATTTAATCGAGGCTGGAGATATGTCAAATAACGAGAGCCTTAGGATGAGTTTTTTTCCAAGTTCTCTTACGAAGAATGATTTCACATGGTTCACAACCTTGCCCCAAATCCACACATGGAACCAACTGGAAAGAATGTTCCATGAACAGTTCTACATGAGGCAAACGAAGATAAGTTTGAAAGAGTTGGCTAGTGCCAGACGAGAATTCACTgagccaattgatgactatctGAACAAATTTCGACTACTCAAAGCCAAGTATTTTACGCAAATACCAGGGCATGAActggtcgaaatggccgctggGGGCCTTGACTATTCGATTAGAAAGAAATTAGATACTCAATACCTAAGGGATATGGCCCAATTGGCTGACAGAGTTCGACAGGTAGAACGTTTAAAGGAAGAAAAAGCTAAGGCAAACAAGGGTAAAAGGGTAGCCTATGTCAATTTCAGGAAAGATGACGAAGGTTCATGTCATGAAGTTTCAGACTTCGACGACAATGAGATCGACCTTGCTGAATTGACACAAGGGCCACCATATGCGTGCAAAGTTTTAGCCCATTCGAACGGAAAAAATCCCGTCGAACCTGAAAAGAAGGACATATTTCCTAAGAAAACATATATGTTCGACGTTACAAAATGTGACGAAATTTTTGACTTATTAGTCAAAGATGGTCAGATTATAGTACCTCCGGGGTGCTAA